In Girardinichthys multiradiatus isolate DD_20200921_A chromosome 18, DD_fGirMul_XY1, whole genome shotgun sequence, a single window of DNA contains:
- the LOC124884597 gene encoding oocyte zinc finger protein XlCOF6-like, with amino-acid sequence MEARFGRELTSAVEVALRAAVSVFRDVWTEEAQNSDWGEGKLDEIQEIEKFLVVQIQKVFSELWEENEALRAKVEQLEDVLQRKAGRLEQELEARVGQLGRDMELLEKELKTISECPNKTQQEGSEHLQEHLEDESATGGSAPAVSTSVTAPEYDQNDLTLTSESSEVIPSSPDQSVTISAPAAAQMVLVGTLPSPVLLVEADEVVAQTLTSTSVVSETTALELKPESPPEYMPEDATSPDSSAVSGLDSAQEKIPQKPFEEETSGRTRRPRRTADKTDEGEKMLFQPDKVQGRSLRRTASQAGKRFFCEHCDTGFHWKGDLKKHMKVHKRPFPCEQCSKSFPEQEALESHLLSHESTKTPLPFPCPQCKRSYRKEESLQNHLKRHQTAKPPKPFPCNQCNKSFRAQQSLENHLLRHEKWKLVLKCQLCEKTCKTAVQLRSHMAVHSEERPFSCATCGKEFKSKDTLRFHQMVHTNAKKYKCTMCEESFKYAHSLTVHKRKHTGDSPFVCDVCNRSYRTGTALKRHKVIHTGEKPFTCHICGARFNLNNNLKRHLRIHTGEKPFTCKDCGKSFSDNNQLKSHMLIHGARKPFMCDLCGKTFLFNCRLQMHQRYVHADNSHGSDGVFQNRRHKSLVKPFSCKTCLKGFSAACSLKLHEKGHSEHKEFNCSICGKAFHNKYSFSYHQRSHSGDKPFVCDICGKSFFHSASLKQHERIHTGEKPYKCDQCGKEFRTDGNFYRHMRIHTGVKPFECSYCQKKFHQSNQLKSHLQVHTGQKLYSCQQCGRGFSDSRQLKKHSCDGL; translated from the exons atggagGCGCGCTTCGGGAGAGAATTGACGTCTGCGGTGGAAGTCGCTCTCCGAGCGGCCGTGTCCGTGTTTAGGGATGTGTGGACCGAAGAGGCGCAAAACTCGGACTGGGGTGAAGGAAAGTTAGATGAAATCCAGGAGATAGAGAAGTTTCTGGTTGTCCAGATTCAGAAGGTGTTCTCGGAGTTGTGGGAGGAAAACGAGGCTCTGCGGGCCAAAGTGGAGCAGCTGGAGGATGTGCTGCAGAGGAAAGCCGGGCGGCTGGAGCAGGAGCTGGAGGCCAGAGTGGGTCAGCTGGGCAGAGACATGGAGCTGCTGGAGAAGGAGCTGAAGACCATCAGCGAGTGCCCCAATAAGACCCAACAAGAAGGCTCTGAGCATCTCCAGGAACATCTGGAGGACGAGTCAGCAACGG GTGGATCGGCGCCGGCAGTCTCGACTAGTGTGACGGCCCCAGAATATGACCAGAATGACCTCACCCTGACCTCAGAAAGCTCAGAGGTCATTCCCTCTTCCCCGGATCAGTCTGTGACCATCTCAGCTCCTGCGGCAGCTCAGATGGTGCTTGTCGGCACCCTTCCCTCCCCCGTCCTGCTGGTGGAAGCTGATGAAGTCGTCGCCCAGACTTTGACGTCTACGTCGGTGGTATCAGAAACAACAGCGTTGGAGCTGAAACCTGAATCCCCTCCAGAGTATATGCCTGAGGACGCCACCAGTCCTGACTCCAGTGCTGTCAGTGGTCTCGACTCTGCACAAGAAAAG ATCCCACAGAAACCTTTTGAGGAGGAAACCTCTGGAAGAACAAGGCGCCCAAGAAGGACGGCTGATAAAACTGATGAAG GAGAGAAGATGCTGTTCCAGCCAGACAAAGTGCAGGGGAGAAGCCTCAGGAGAACCGCCTCACAGGCAGGAAAGCGATTCTTCTGCGAACACTGTGACACCGGTTTTCACTGGAAAGGTGACCTGAAGAAACACATGAAGGTCCATAAAAGGCCTTTTCCCTGTGAGCAGTGCAGCAAAAGTTTCCCAGAGCAGGAGGCTCTTGAGAGTCACCTTTTGAGTCACGAGTCAACCAAGACCCCGCTGCCATTCCCCTGTCCTCAGTGTAAGAGGTCCTACAGGAAAGAGGAGTCCCTTCAGAATCACCTCAAACGCCACCAGACAGCCAAACCCCCGAAGCCGTTTCCCTGCAATCAGTGCAACAAATCATTCAGAGCTCAGCAGTCTCTGGAAAACCACCTCCTGCGTCACGAGAAGTGGAAGCTGGTGTTAAAGTGCCAGCTTTGTGAGAAAACCTGCAAGACGGCGGTTCAGCTGAGATCCCACATGGCCGTGCACTCGGAGGAACGGCCGTTCAGTTGTGCAACGTGCGGAAAGGAGTTCAAGAGCAAAGACACCCTGCGCTTCCACCAGATGGTCCACACAAACGccaaaaaatacaaatgcaccatGTGTGAAGAGTCTTTTAAATATGCCCACTCACTGACTGTACACAAGAGGAAGCACACCGGTGACAGTCCGTTCGTGTGCGACGTGTGCAACAGGTCCTACAGAACCGGCACCGCTCTGAAAAGACACAAGGTGATCCACACTGGGGAGAAGCCTTTCACCTGCCACATTTGTGGAGCGAGATTCAACCTCAATAACAACCTGAAGAGGCATCTGCGCATCCATACAGGCGAGAAGCCGTTCACCTGCAAGGACTGCGGCAAAAGCTTCTCCGACAACAACCAGCTCAAGTCCCACATGCTCATCCACGGCGCCAGGAAGCCCTTCATGTGCGACCTCTGCGGGAAGACCTTCCTCTTCAACTGCAGGCTGCAGATGCATCAGAGGTACGTCCACGCCGACAACTCCCACGGATCGGATGGCGTTTTCCAGAATCGGCGGCACAAATCGCTGGTCAAACCTTTCAGCTGCAAAACGTGCCTGAAGGGTTTCAGCGCAGCGTGCTCCCTCAAGCTCCACGAAAAGGGCCACAGCGAGCACAAGGAGTTTAACTGCAGCATCTGTGGGAAGGCCTTTCACAACAAGTACTCCTTTAGCTACCACCAGCGCAGCCACTCTGGGGACAAGCCATTCGTGTGTGACATTTGCGGAAAGAGTTTCTTCCACAGCGCCAGCCTGAAGCAGCACGAGCGGATCCACACTGGCGAAAAGCCCTACAAGTGCGACCAGTGCGGCAAGGAGTTCAGGACGGATGGAAACTTCTACAggcacatgagaatccacaccgGGGTGAAACCGTTCGAATGCAGCTACTGCCAGAAGAAGTTTCACCAGTCCAATCAGCTCAAATCACACCTGCAGGTTCACACCGGCCAGAAGCTCTACTCCTGTCAGCAGTGTGGGCGGGGCTTCTCCGATtcaaggcaactcaagaagCACAGCTGTGACGGGCTGTAG
- the LOC124884598 gene encoding gastrula zinc finger protein XlCGF26.1-like isoform X2 translates to MVETSVFHSEVKSIVETLIMTAVDVLGASEEGTDQTERVLRREPYLVDLLTREAVRKISSIFSQLSLLLLTENSALKARLEQLEAEVKSMSEGLKNASLWSENVLNGCPVLFEQSGLISTLKPLGRLKRKTDSPSLGGADPSGAAAQVEETAEDCPATKIPDLESSESQIMQEPVPKTKGKVFVCELCRKSFNRRFHLMKHMNTHREQRPFTCDQCPRKFRNAENLEHHLLRHEEKKYTTFKCQQCEMSFKTKMNLKTHQLVHTDRRPFSCTTCGKGFKTKHNLQAHQAVHLAEKPHKCSECGEGFRYAISLQCHQSVHTGEHPYTCTACGKAFSSRRSLRTHQAVHRGKVFTCETCGAGFTLRQNLRRHSRIHTGEKPFACKVCGRSFMQDNKLKAHMLLHGATKAFMCDLCGKTFLYNCQLKKHQKAAHEEKQARRRRSQERGQRRVIYRRDKTMVDVTPFSCSTCHKGFDTAASLKRHELIHTGGTQYTCNQCDKSFFYKATYEYHRRVHSGERPFACDVCGKRFIIRQALKSHKLQHSEEKPHICEQCGKDFRIYTNYLRHLRVHTGEKPYECEVCGTRFRQLGHVKFHMQVHTGERPYSCSSCGLGFSDSRLLRKHSCSEK, encoded by the exons atggtGGAAACCTCTGTGTTTCACTCCGAAGTGAAATCCATTGTGGAGACGCTCATAATGACAGCGGTCGATGTTCTCGGAGCTTCCGAAGAAGGAACCGACCAAACGGAGCGAGTTTTAAGACGTGAG CCCTATTTGGTTGACCTCTTGACCCGGGAGGCAGTCAGAAAGATCAGCAGCATTTTCTCCCAGCTCTCCTTGTTGCTGCTCACGGAAAACTCTGCGTTGAAGGCCCGACTGGAGCAGCTGGAGGCTGAGGTGAAGAGCATGTCTGAAGGTTTGAAAAACGCCAGCCTGTGGAGCGAGAACGTGCTGAACGGCTGTCCGGTTCTGTTCGAGCAGAGCGGCCTGATCTCCACCCTGAAGCCCCTCGGGAGGCTGAAGAGAAAGACAGACAGTCCTTCCCTGGGAGGTGCAGATCCTTCTGGAGCTGCTGCACAGGTGGAAG AAACTGCAGAGGATTGTCCCGCTACAAAAATCCCTGACCTGGAAAGCTCTGAATCCCAAATCATGCAGGAACCAGTGCCCAAGACTAAAGGAAAGGTGTTTGTGTGCGAGCTCTGTCGGAAGAGTTTTAATCGTCGGTTTCACCTGATGAAGCACATGAACACTCACAGAGAACAAAGGCCGTTCACCTGCGACCAGTGCCCCAGGAAATTCAGGAATGCAGAAAACTTGGAGCATCACCTGCTGCGACACGAAGAGAAGAAATACACCACCTTTAAGTGCCAGCAATGCGAGATGTCGTTCAAGACAAAAATGAATCTGAAGACCCATCAGCTCGTCCACACAGACAGGCGGCCTTTCAGCTGCACCACCTGCGGGAAGGGCTTCAAAACAAAGCACAACCTGCAGGCTCATCAGGCGGTGCACCTGGCTGAAAAGCCACACAAGTGTTCAGAGTGTGGCGAGGGTTTCAGATACGCCATCAGCCTGCAGTGCCACCAGAGTGTTCACACCGGCGAGCATCCCTACACCTGCACGGCGTGTGGCAAAGCATTTTCCAGCAGGCGATCGCTCAGGACGCACCAGGCGGTCCATAGGGGGAAGGTGTTCACATGCGAGACGTGCGGAGCGGGATTCACTCTCCGGCAGAACCTCAGGAGACACAGTCGCATTCACACAGGCGAAAAACCGTTCGCCTGTAAAGTCTGCGGGAGGAGTTTCATGCAGGACAACAAGCTGAAGGCACACATGCTTCTCCACGGAGCCACGAAGGCGTTCATGTGCGACCTTTGTGGGAAGACGTTTCTGTACAACTGCCAGCTGAAGAAGCATCAGAAAGCTGCTCACGAGGAGAAGCAGGCGCGGAGAAGGCGAAGTCAGGAGCGAGGCCAGCGCAGAGTTATCTATCGGCGAGACAAAACGATGGTGGACGTGACGCCGTTCAGCTGCAGCACCTGCCACAAAGGCTTCGACACAGCGGCCTCGCTCAAGAGGCACGAGCTCATCCACACTGGCGGCACACAGTACACCTGCAACCAGTGCGACAAGTCGTTTTTCTACAAAGCCACCTACGAATACCACCGCAGGGTCCATTCCGGAGAACGCCCATTTGCTTGTGATGTGTGCGGGAAGCGGTTCATCATCCGCCAGGCCCTCAAGTCTCACAAACTGCAGCATTCTGAAGAGAAACCGCACATCTGCGAGCAGTGCGGCAAGGACTTTAGGATCTACACAAACTACCTCCGACACCTCCGGGTCCACACGGGGGAGAAGCCCTATGAGTGTGAGGTCTGTGGCACTCGGTTCCGGCAGCTCGGACACGTCAAGTTTCACATGCAGGTCCACACGGGAGAACGGCCGTATTCATGCAGCAGCTGCGGTCTTGGATTTTCAGACTCCAGGCTGCTCAGGAAACACAGCTGCAGTGAGAAATAG
- the LOC124884598 gene encoding gastrula zinc finger protein XlCGF26.1-like isoform X1, producing the protein MVETSVFHSEVKSIVETLIMTAVDVLGASEEGTDQTERVLRREPYLVDLLTREAVRKISSIFSQLSLLLLTENSALKARLEQLEAEVKSMSEGLKNASLWSENVLNGCPVLFEQSGLISTLKPLGRLKRKTDSPSLGGADPSGAAAQVEDSGEMMEEMPSSPPAEHETAEDCPATKIPDLESSESQIMQEPVPKTKGKVFVCELCRKSFNRRFHLMKHMNTHREQRPFTCDQCPRKFRNAENLEHHLLRHEEKKYTTFKCQQCEMSFKTKMNLKTHQLVHTDRRPFSCTTCGKGFKTKHNLQAHQAVHLAEKPHKCSECGEGFRYAISLQCHQSVHTGEHPYTCTACGKAFSSRRSLRTHQAVHRGKVFTCETCGAGFTLRQNLRRHSRIHTGEKPFACKVCGRSFMQDNKLKAHMLLHGATKAFMCDLCGKTFLYNCQLKKHQKAAHEEKQARRRRSQERGQRRVIYRRDKTMVDVTPFSCSTCHKGFDTAASLKRHELIHTGGTQYTCNQCDKSFFYKATYEYHRRVHSGERPFACDVCGKRFIIRQALKSHKLQHSEEKPHICEQCGKDFRIYTNYLRHLRVHTGEKPYECEVCGTRFRQLGHVKFHMQVHTGERPYSCSSCGLGFSDSRLLRKHSCSEK; encoded by the exons atggtGGAAACCTCTGTGTTTCACTCCGAAGTGAAATCCATTGTGGAGACGCTCATAATGACAGCGGTCGATGTTCTCGGAGCTTCCGAAGAAGGAACCGACCAAACGGAGCGAGTTTTAAGACGTGAG CCCTATTTGGTTGACCTCTTGACCCGGGAGGCAGTCAGAAAGATCAGCAGCATTTTCTCCCAGCTCTCCTTGTTGCTGCTCACGGAAAACTCTGCGTTGAAGGCCCGACTGGAGCAGCTGGAGGCTGAGGTGAAGAGCATGTCTGAAGGTTTGAAAAACGCCAGCCTGTGGAGCGAGAACGTGCTGAACGGCTGTCCGGTTCTGTTCGAGCAGAGCGGCCTGATCTCCACCCTGAAGCCCCTCGGGAGGCTGAAGAGAAAGACAGACAGTCCTTCCCTGGGAGGTGCAGATCCTTCTGGAGCTGCTGCACAGGTGGAAG ACAGTGGAGAGATGATGGAGGAGATGCCTTCATCACCTCCTGCTGAACATG AAACTGCAGAGGATTGTCCCGCTACAAAAATCCCTGACCTGGAAAGCTCTGAATCCCAAATCATGCAGGAACCAGTGCCCAAGACTAAAGGAAAGGTGTTTGTGTGCGAGCTCTGTCGGAAGAGTTTTAATCGTCGGTTTCACCTGATGAAGCACATGAACACTCACAGAGAACAAAGGCCGTTCACCTGCGACCAGTGCCCCAGGAAATTCAGGAATGCAGAAAACTTGGAGCATCACCTGCTGCGACACGAAGAGAAGAAATACACCACCTTTAAGTGCCAGCAATGCGAGATGTCGTTCAAGACAAAAATGAATCTGAAGACCCATCAGCTCGTCCACACAGACAGGCGGCCTTTCAGCTGCACCACCTGCGGGAAGGGCTTCAAAACAAAGCACAACCTGCAGGCTCATCAGGCGGTGCACCTGGCTGAAAAGCCACACAAGTGTTCAGAGTGTGGCGAGGGTTTCAGATACGCCATCAGCCTGCAGTGCCACCAGAGTGTTCACACCGGCGAGCATCCCTACACCTGCACGGCGTGTGGCAAAGCATTTTCCAGCAGGCGATCGCTCAGGACGCACCAGGCGGTCCATAGGGGGAAGGTGTTCACATGCGAGACGTGCGGAGCGGGATTCACTCTCCGGCAGAACCTCAGGAGACACAGTCGCATTCACACAGGCGAAAAACCGTTCGCCTGTAAAGTCTGCGGGAGGAGTTTCATGCAGGACAACAAGCTGAAGGCACACATGCTTCTCCACGGAGCCACGAAGGCGTTCATGTGCGACCTTTGTGGGAAGACGTTTCTGTACAACTGCCAGCTGAAGAAGCATCAGAAAGCTGCTCACGAGGAGAAGCAGGCGCGGAGAAGGCGAAGTCAGGAGCGAGGCCAGCGCAGAGTTATCTATCGGCGAGACAAAACGATGGTGGACGTGACGCCGTTCAGCTGCAGCACCTGCCACAAAGGCTTCGACACAGCGGCCTCGCTCAAGAGGCACGAGCTCATCCACACTGGCGGCACACAGTACACCTGCAACCAGTGCGACAAGTCGTTTTTCTACAAAGCCACCTACGAATACCACCGCAGGGTCCATTCCGGAGAACGCCCATTTGCTTGTGATGTGTGCGGGAAGCGGTTCATCATCCGCCAGGCCCTCAAGTCTCACAAACTGCAGCATTCTGAAGAGAAACCGCACATCTGCGAGCAGTGCGGCAAGGACTTTAGGATCTACACAAACTACCTCCGACACCTCCGGGTCCACACGGGGGAGAAGCCCTATGAGTGTGAGGTCTGTGGCACTCGGTTCCGGCAGCTCGGACACGTCAAGTTTCACATGCAGGTCCACACGGGAGAACGGCCGTATTCATGCAGCAGCTGCGGTCTTGGATTTTCAGACTCCAGGCTGCTCAGGAAACACAGCTGCAGTGAGAAATAG